One window of the Pyxicephalus adspersus chromosome 5, UCB_Pads_2.0, whole genome shotgun sequence genome contains the following:
- the LOC140331666 gene encoding guanine nucleotide-binding protein G(T) subunit gamma-T1-like, which yields MPVINIDDLTEKDKAKMEVEQLKKEVKLERQLVSKMCEEIKTYIEGNSGEDPLVKGIPEDKNPFKEKGGCVIA from the exons ATGCCGGTCATCAATATAGACGATTTGACGGAAAAAGATAAAGCAAAAATGGAAGTAGAGCAGCTGAAGAAGGAGGTGAAGCTGGAGAGGCAGCTG GTCTCCAAAATGTGCGAAGAAATCAAGACCTACATTGAGGGAAACTCCGGCGAGGACCCTCTGGTAAAGGGCATTCCAGAAGACAAGAACCCATTCAAGGAGAAAGGAGGATGTGTCATTGCCTAA